In a single window of the Candidatus Celerinatantimonas neptuna genome:
- the ynfM_1 gene encoding Inner membrane transport protein YnfM has protein sequence MNTSTTSSKEPARKSYVTVIFALALSGLSELASIYFIQPLLPHLAEQYHVPVDHVSIILSVEMAMLAIGLLFTGSLSDRFGRKRLIVVSLFSGAVLTCLCSLINSWDILVAVMGLLGLTLSGIAAAATAYISEEVAPVAAGIVTGYFVFGNSMGGMSGRVFASQMIQYTSLHNIFYGFSALLLIVSILVTVLLPASKNFKPAEKLNLTRMISGMSDHFSNKKIAPIYVVGFIIFGSFASLYNYLAFYVSHAPFNLSHAQAGLISICFILSVITAPQAGRLANKFGATKVLTGLFCIMIIGMLLSLTHTLPTLLLGVVIFTGCFFGCHSVSLRWVNKYATHDRGQAVSLYLFCYYLGGSIIGYCNGYVYTFMGWAGMAAFVIILLLIGISVATYLRHQIHRSNELLAVKS, from the coding sequence ATGAACACCTCCACCACATCGAGCAAAGAACCGGCACGTAAATCTTATGTTACGGTTATTTTTGCATTAGCTCTTTCAGGTCTTTCTGAATTAGCATCGATTTACTTTATCCAACCACTGCTACCACACCTTGCTGAGCAATATCACGTTCCTGTTGATCATGTCAGTATTATTTTATCGGTTGAAATGGCCATGCTAGCAATCGGGCTTCTGTTCACAGGAAGCCTGTCTGACCGGTTTGGCCGCAAAAGATTAATCGTTGTCTCACTCTTTTCAGGCGCGGTTTTAACCTGCCTGTGCTCACTGATTAACTCCTGGGATATTTTGGTCGCCGTTATGGGCCTTCTGGGATTAACCTTAAGCGGTATTGCAGCTGCCGCTACAGCATATATCAGTGAAGAAGTCGCACCCGTTGCCGCCGGGATCGTGACAGGATACTTTGTATTCGGGAACTCCATGGGTGGTATGTCTGGACGTGTCTTTGCCAGTCAGATGATTCAATACACGTCATTGCATAATATCTTCTACGGATTCTCTGCATTGTTATTAATTGTTTCTATTCTGGTCACCGTGTTACTGCCAGCATCGAAAAACTTCAAACCCGCAGAAAAACTAAACCTGACCCGTATGATCTCAGGTATGAGCGATCACTTCAGCAATAAAAAAATCGCTCCGATATATGTTGTTGGTTTCATTATTTTCGGTTCATTCGCATCACTGTATAACTACCTGGCATTTTATGTCTCTCATGCACCATTTAATCTGTCTCACGCTCAGGCCGGGCTCATTTCAATCTGCTTTATTTTAAGTGTGATTACTGCGCCTCAGGCTGGCCGTCTGGCCAATAAATTTGGCGCAACGAAAGTCCTCACCGGTTTATTCTGCATCATGATTATCGGCATGTTGTTATCACTGACACATACACTGCCGACTTTGTTGCTGGGTGTCGTAATTTTTACTGGCTGTTTCTTCGGTTGCCATTCAGTAAGCCTACGCTGGGTCAACAAATATGCAACACATGACCGCGGACAAGCCGTATCACTCTACCTGTTCTGTTACTACCTGGGCGGGTCAATCATCGGTTATTGCAACGGTTACGTATACACCTTCATGGGTTGGGCCGGCATGGCAGCATTCGTGATTATTCTGCTGTTAATCGGAATTAGCGTTGCAACCTACTTAAGACATCAGATTCACCGGAGTAACGAACTACTCGCGGTTAAGAGCTGA
- the cynR_1 gene encoding HTH-type transcriptional regulator CynR: MQHELKGVQTFVKIAEIGSFTRAAGLLHISQPALTRRIKKLEDDLGAVLFERSTRQVRLTPVGRSFLPKARNLIDFYENSILDIKELATNQTGVITISCLPTAAFYFLPRVIREFNESFPNIRIRVLEHSASDCLEAVLNGDADFGINMINITDLNIDFTPLVNEPFVVACRRDHELTKHQLVTWPQVCEYKLVGVRHSSGNRALIEQALESTNSHPNWFYEVRHLSTSLGLVEAGLGVAVVPSLAMPSDEHHLLVSRPLVDPVIRRTLGLVQRKNSSLSPSAQRFHELLLQLWSNENNSPWLAMNQESLL, from the coding sequence ATGCAGCATGAGTTAAAAGGCGTGCAAACATTTGTTAAAATTGCAGAAATTGGAAGTTTCACCCGCGCTGCTGGGTTGTTACATATTTCTCAGCCTGCTTTGACACGTCGCATAAAAAAATTGGAAGACGATCTTGGGGCGGTACTTTTTGAGCGATCAACCCGACAAGTTCGGTTGACACCCGTCGGACGGAGTTTTTTGCCAAAGGCCCGGAATTTAATCGACTTCTATGAAAATTCAATATTGGATATCAAAGAGTTAGCGACCAATCAAACGGGGGTGATTACCATTTCCTGTCTGCCGACAGCTGCTTTTTATTTCTTGCCGAGAGTTATTCGGGAATTTAATGAAAGCTTTCCGAATATCCGTATTCGTGTTTTGGAACATAGCGCAAGTGATTGCCTTGAAGCGGTACTTAATGGGGATGCCGATTTCGGGATAAATATGATAAACATCACAGATTTGAATATAGATTTTACCCCCCTTGTGAATGAACCTTTTGTTGTTGCCTGTCGGCGCGATCATGAATTGACTAAACACCAGTTGGTGACCTGGCCGCAGGTATGTGAATACAAGCTGGTTGGGGTTCGACATTCGAGCGGGAACCGGGCCTTGATCGAACAGGCTCTGGAGTCGACGAACAGTCACCCGAACTGGTTTTATGAAGTGCGCCACCTGTCGACATCTTTAGGGTTGGTCGAAGCCGGCTTGGGGGTGGCTGTAGTGCCAAGCCTTGCAATGCCTTCCGATGAGCATCATCTGTTAGTGAGCCGTCCTTTGGTTGATCCGGTGATTCGGCGAACCCTTGGTCTGGTACAGCGTAAGAATTCATCGTTAAGTCCGTCGGCGCAGCGTTTTCATGAATTATTGTTACAGCTGTGGTCTAATGAAAACAACTCGCCATGGCTGGCGATGAATCAGGAATCATTGTTATAG
- the ybhH gene encoding Putative isomerase YbhH: MKQIPCLLMRGGTSKGPVILASDLPEETRQRDDVLLNLMGSGHELEIDGLGGGYAQSSKVAIISPSTSPDADIDYLFAQVMVEERRVDTTPNCGNMLCAVGPAAIERGLICPQNTMTPIRIRNVNTNTFIDVEIQTENGQVIYDGETHIDGVPGTAAPISVTFLNAAGCKTGKLLPTDHAIDQINGVDVTCIDMAMPMVLIHANDLDKQGDEKPEDLDKDIAFLERLEAIRLKAGQLMGFGDVSEMVIPKPVLVSAPEKDGSIQVRYFMPHKCHKSLAITGSIGISTACVIPGSVAFKVVQLNQTNQFIKTVKIEHPSGSIQVVLNQPDDQPEHIKASVIRTARKLFTGQAYVPENTVNQKQKVKQNTTA; the protein is encoded by the coding sequence GTGAAACAGATCCCTTGTTTATTAATGCGTGGGGGAACCTCTAAAGGTCCCGTTATCTTAGCCAGTGATTTACCCGAAGAAACCCGCCAGCGTGATGATGTCCTGCTTAATCTGATGGGTTCCGGTCACGAATTAGAAATCGATGGTCTGGGCGGCGGTTATGCTCAATCAAGTAAAGTTGCAATTATCAGCCCTTCAACCAGCCCTGATGCCGATATCGATTACCTTTTTGCTCAGGTGATGGTCGAAGAACGCCGAGTCGATACCACACCCAATTGTGGCAATATGCTCTGCGCTGTCGGACCAGCCGCGATTGAACGTGGATTGATTTGTCCACAAAACACCATGACCCCCATCCGGATCCGCAACGTCAATACCAATACCTTCATTGATGTTGAAATTCAGACTGAAAACGGTCAGGTCATTTATGATGGCGAAACTCACATCGATGGTGTTCCAGGAACAGCGGCTCCGATTAGCGTGACCTTCCTCAATGCCGCGGGTTGTAAAACAGGCAAACTGCTTCCCACCGATCATGCCATTGACCAGATTAATGGCGTCGATGTGACCTGTATCGATATGGCAATGCCAATGGTACTGATTCATGCCAACGACCTTGACAAACAGGGAGATGAAAAACCAGAAGATCTGGACAAAGATATTGCATTTTTGGAACGGCTTGAAGCCATTCGTCTTAAAGCAGGTCAATTGATGGGCTTTGGCGATGTCAGCGAAATGGTTATTCCTAAACCCGTGCTGGTGAGTGCCCCTGAAAAAGACGGTTCGATCCAGGTTCGCTACTTTATGCCACATAAATGCCATAAATCTCTGGCAATTACCGGCTCTATCGGAATATCTACAGCTTGTGTCATCCCTGGTAGCGTGGCATTCAAAGTAGTTCAGCTCAATCAAACCAATCAGTTCATCAAAACGGTTAAAATCGAACATCCAAGCGGCAGCATTCAGGTTGTTTTAAACCAACCCGATGATCAGCCTGAACATATTAAAGCGTCGGTTATTCGTACCGCCCGCAAACTATTTACGGGACAGGCATATGTCCCAGAGAATACGGTCAATCAAAAACAGAAAGTAAAACAAAATACCACTGCATAA